The proteins below come from a single Streptococcus hyointestinalis genomic window:
- the lepB gene encoding signal peptidase I — MTFKRKQRLKKQRSPLLADLLYLLRKLLLIAVVLASLYVFLFGLVRYQGTDMKPAIKDGDLVAYYRLDKSYQVGDLLAYGYKSKTYIGRVVASGGDVVDITDKGLLVNGSLQQENNIYTDTLLYEEGLSFPITVPKDHIFVLGDNREQALDSRVVGAIPSQKTYGKVVMLMRRRNF, encoded by the coding sequence ATGACCTTTAAGCGCAAACAGCGCCTTAAAAAACAGCGCTCACCGCTACTAGCTGACCTGCTCTATCTGCTCAGAAAGCTACTGCTCATAGCAGTCGTGCTGGCTAGTCTCTATGTCTTTCTCTTTGGGCTTGTGCGCTACCAAGGGACAGATATGAAGCCCGCTATCAAGGACGGGGACTTGGTCGCCTACTATCGTCTCGATAAGTCCTATCAGGTCGGCGACCTCCTAGCCTACGGCTATAAGAGCAAGACCTATATCGGACGAGTGGTGGCAAGTGGCGGAGATGTCGTGGATATCACGGACAAGGGTCTCCTCGTTAACGGCTCACTCCAGCAGGAGAACAATATCTACACCGATACGCTCCTCTATGAGGAGGGGCTCAGCTTTCCCATCACTGTCCCAAAAGACCACATCTTTGTCCTTGGGGACAATAGGGAGCAGGCGCTTGATAGTCGTGTCGTAGGCGCTATACCAAGTCAAAAAACCTATGGAAAGGTGGTGATGCTTATGCGAAGACGTAACTTCTAA
- a CDS encoding DUF7601 domain-containing protein encodes MKMKNSLLKKTTAGLFTAATVLTMAAASTTALAETTIENTDNNRNDNIVVQFGKTLHFSNTVTLPEKGYDNKALWFAFQFTPVESTVCAVNEMPTIGKDTVTVTTKNEGGASETTKTINNVVAITGFSSDIDDNSDKDKSTGKGIITLESEDIIVDDNFTRAGEYIYEVSELSESNFVANNHTQTNDGWFTDSMTYDSKKYRMHVIVKNKATVTESDKNPCYVEAVYFREVVASQPSADTYTKVTNSDGSEGYELAAKVNTASLFDNAYVKEAGKNPNANNSKSSLGITKTVTGKYGDKDKEFDFTIKLYEPNDDTLLNAIVKNASDFSSLTVKDGEITAITAYVQNISDASTAPTETNGQWISKVTLTKNDNNDEWIATEVEYADTNKKAVKNVNGVPFQLTDGQYLTFESLPAGFSYTVTEVLGDDDKNYTASAKIFENIDLRHSGDSYTVTIGEKETTLNPIQQRLYAIANNIQITNNDDNNHSYPVWIASTSANKDIISVTKNTAGSSIITTDYTSNYDNTSNKLLIGEHDNSFDVINAFDDTSITPTGLIVKNLPFIVMIGLGVLAFLGLTKKRRAND; translated from the coding sequence ATGAAAATGAAAAATAGCTTACTTAAAAAGACAACAGCAGGACTCTTCACAGCAGCAACAGTACTTACTATGGCAGCTGCAAGCACGACGGCGTTGGCGGAAACAACAATTGAAAATACCGACAATAATCGTAATGATAACATTGTAGTTCAATTCGGAAAAACGTTGCATTTTTCAAATACCGTAACTTTGCCAGAGAAAGGATATGATAATAAAGCCTTGTGGTTTGCCTTCCAATTTACGCCAGTAGAGTCAACAGTATGTGCGGTAAATGAAATGCCTACAATTGGCAAGGATACGGTTACCGTTACTACAAAAAATGAAGGAGGTGCCAGTGAAACTACTAAAACAATTAACAATGTAGTAGCGATTACAGGTTTTTCATCTGATATTGATGATAACTCAGACAAAGATAAAAGTACTGGAAAAGGTATCATCACTCTAGAGTCAGAGGATATTATTGTAGATGATAATTTCACACGAGCAGGTGAGTATATCTATGAGGTATCAGAGCTTAGTGAAAGTAACTTCGTAGCGAATAACCATACTCAAACTAACGATGGTTGGTTCACTGACTCTATGACTTACGATAGCAAAAAATACCGTATGCATGTTATTGTAAAGAATAAAGCAACAGTTACTGAAAGTGATAAAAATCCGTGTTATGTTGAGGCAGTTTACTTTAGAGAAGTTGTAGCAAGCCAACCTAGCGCTGACACATATACAAAAGTAACAAATTCTGATGGCAGTGAAGGATATGAGCTAGCAGCAAAAGTTAACACCGCTTCTCTCTTTGACAACGCTTACGTCAAAGAAGCGGGTAAAAACCCAAATGCCAATAACAGCAAGTCTTCTCTAGGTATCACAAAAACGGTTACAGGTAAATATGGTGACAAAGATAAGGAGTTTGACTTTACCATCAAACTCTACGAACCAAATGATGACACATTACTAAATGCTATTGTAAAAAACGCAAGTGATTTTTCAAGTTTGACAGTAAAAGACGGTGAAATCACAGCAATCACCGCCTACGTTCAGAATATTTCAGACGCTAGCACTGCTCCAACAGAAACTAATGGTCAATGGATTTCAAAAGTGACGTTAACAAAGAACGATAATAACGACGAATGGATAGCTACAGAAGTAGAGTATGCTGATACTAATAAAAAAGCTGTAAAAAATGTTAACGGAGTACCTTTCCAACTCACAGACGGTCAATACTTAACCTTTGAGTCTCTGCCAGCAGGATTTTCATACACTGTAACGGAGGTTCTAGGTGATGACGACAAAAACTACACCGCAAGTGCGAAAATTTTTGAAAATATTGACTTGCGACACTCTGGAGATTCCTATACAGTTACAATCGGAGAAAAGGAAACGACATTAAACCCAATCCAACAACGTTTGTATGCAATTGCAAATAATATTCAGATTACAAATAACGATGATAACAATCACTCATATCCTGTTTGGATTGCAAGCACTAGTGCAAATAAAGATATTATTTCCGTTACTAAAAATACAGCTGGTTCAAGCATAATCACTACAGATTATACATCAAACTATGATAATACCTCAAATAAACTCCTCATCGGTGAGCACGACAACTCATTTGACGTAATTAACGCATTTGATGATACTAGCATTACCCCAACCGGTCTTATCGTGAAAAACCTACCATTTATCGTCATGATTGGTCTTGGCGTTCTTGCCTTTCTTGGTCTTACCAAGAAACGTCGTGCTAACGACTAA
- the srtB gene encoding class B sortase, with translation METAKEKRKIGYIRRGIAVLDSVISHVLLFGASLVFLLGFYALWDSNQVRLEASSSQYQSYKPTSDTTDELATFSGFQKLQKINPDVLGWLNIYGTNIDYPLVQTTDNDTYLNKNAKKEDSVTGALFLDYRSSPNFDDFNTIIHGHHMDNGLMFGDIDKFVKKAYFKKHRYGTIYYNGEEKGIEIVAILEADAYDSTIYQPGIYGEENRLAYVDNLLSKSLHKRNITLTANDQLVLMSTCFLDVANGRYLLVARITDEVHPNPFAKSNNTPFPYNLFDDSLLGKWLKKIPLFVWYLIIAVLVILLIVLAIILYKHLKRYYEKRKRLKKA, from the coding sequence ATGGAGACGGCAAAAGAAAAAAGGAAAATAGGATACATCCGTAGAGGGATAGCAGTCCTAGACAGTGTGATTAGCCATGTGCTACTCTTTGGCGCTAGTCTCGTCTTTCTCCTCGGCTTTTACGCCCTGTGGGATAGCAATCAAGTCCGGCTAGAGGCGTCCTCTAGCCAGTACCAAAGCTATAAGCCCACAAGCGATACCACAGATGAGCTTGCCACCTTCTCAGGCTTTCAAAAGCTCCAAAAGATCAACCCCGATGTCCTTGGCTGGCTCAACATCTATGGCACAAACATCGACTACCCCTTAGTACAGACGACTGATAACGATACTTACCTCAACAAAAACGCCAAGAAAGAGGATAGCGTAACAGGAGCCCTCTTTCTGGATTATCGCAGCAGTCCGAACTTTGATGACTTTAACACCATCATCCATGGTCACCACATGGACAATGGTCTTATGTTTGGCGATATTGATAAGTTTGTGAAAAAAGCCTACTTCAAAAAACATCGCTACGGCACGATCTACTATAATGGAGAGGAAAAAGGTATCGAGATAGTAGCCATCCTAGAGGCAGACGCCTATGACAGCACCATCTATCAGCCAGGTATCTATGGCGAGGAAAACCGCTTAGCATATGTGGACAATCTCCTTTCAAAAAGCTTACACAAACGAAACATCACCCTAACAGCAAACGATCAACTCGTTCTGATGAGTACCTGCTTTTTAGATGTGGCAAATGGACGCTACCTGCTAGTCGCAAGAATAACAGACGAAGTACACCCCAACCCCTTTGCTAAAAGCAATAACACACCCTTTCCTTACAATCTATTTGATGACTCGCTTTTAGGCAAATGGCTGAAAAAAATTCCCCTATTCGTCTGGTATCTCATCATAGCAGTGCTAGTCATCCTGCTCATAGTGCTAGCTATCATCCTCTACAAACACCTTAAGAGATATTATGAAAAACGTAAACGACTGAAAAAAGCTTAG
- the srtB gene encoding class B sortase, with the protein MLTKKGFLVVGLVLLVFSFAGLGVSASDYDDYKPDEDSELAGFSSLQAINPEVIGWLTLYDTPVDYPLLQSEDNHKYLSLDALGNSNSVGSIFLDYRSSSDFSDFNTIIYGHHVAGGQVFGSLKYFVDEDYFAKHRYGSIYYGGRERGLEILAILEADAYDETIYQPAVKTTEERQAYYQYLLSKAKHKRDVAVSASSKLVLLSTCYVDVTNGRHLLVAKITDKVTQGVATSAGTEKSGFLLGLDDLYDRLTLVPVWMLFVLACVLLVLALMMIGVILYLRARLKTILTFSRKNNKEAI; encoded by the coding sequence GTGTTGACGAAAAAAGGTTTTCTAGTAGTTGGTCTAGTCTTGCTTGTGTTTAGCTTTGCTGGTCTTGGTGTATCGGCTAGCGACTATGACGACTACAAGCCAGATGAGGATAGCGAGCTTGCGGGATTTTCCAGCCTGCAAGCGATAAACCCTGAGGTTATTGGCTGGCTGACGCTCTATGATACGCCTGTTGATTATCCGCTTTTGCAGTCAGAGGATAATCACAAGTATCTAAGCCTTGACGCTCTAGGCAATAGCAACAGTGTGGGCTCTATCTTTCTAGACTACCGCTCGTCAAGCGACTTTTCAGACTTTAACACCATCATCTATGGGCACCATGTGGCAGGCGGGCAGGTCTTTGGCAGTCTCAAGTACTTTGTGGATGAGGACTATTTTGCTAAGCACCGCTATGGCAGTATCTACTATGGCGGACGAGAGCGTGGGCTTGAGATATTAGCCATCCTAGAGGCGGACGCCTATGACGAGACCATCTACCAGCCAGCGGTCAAGACGACCGAGGAGCGCCAAGCTTACTATCAGTATCTGCTCTCAAAGGCAAAGCACAAGCGTGACGTAGCAGTCAGCGCCAGCAGTAAGCTGGTCTTGCTCAGCACCTGCTATGTCGATGTGACCAACGGACGGCACTTGCTCGTCGCTAAAATCACCGACAAGGTCACACAGGGAGTAGCGACATCAGCTGGTACAGAAAAAAGTGGTTTTCTCCTTGGGCTAGATGACCTCTATGACAGGCTGACTTTAGTGCCTGTCTGGATGCTCTTTGTCCTTGCTTGTGTCCTGCTTGTCCTTGCCCTCATGATGATTGGCGTGATTCTCTACCTAAGAGCACGTCTGAAAACGATCCTAACATTCTCACGAAAAAACAATAAGGAGGCTATATGA
- a CDS encoding CHAP domain-containing protein, whose protein sequence is MNKRQLIALVTISGMLLSPCAYPLETLAKADTVLEDTSSELDNLEEKDTSLEDEKAEDTSASDTSGSDTSDADTDDSNSSDQDTETTPSQPSTPSQGEETKEDTATSGSTSSTSTPAVVPIQQPSSLPSYQAPSYYPPISSSTLDEDYSNDIKPVYVKDWSGEDAYSHHLLCQRYGITAEQLDGFLDATGIAYDKSRINGEKLLEWQEKSGLDVRAIVAIAIMESSLGTQGVASNNGANLFGYGAFDNNPDNAKNYDDDKAVCQLTAVTIIKHQNTSFKRQDVKAQKLAEGTLDVSSEGGVYFTDTSGSGKRRAEIMEALNDWIDTHGGTPEAPSELIETSGSATLQSVPASYALSKKINVSNYISQTYPWGQCTWYSYNRARELGVFYDAYMGNGGSWKDKAGYATTNTPKVGYAVSFSPNQAGADSTYGHVAIVEVVNEDGSILISESNVLGLGIVSYRTFSAQDAKKLTYVIGKTAP, encoded by the coding sequence ATGAACAAACGACAACTCATCGCTCTGGTGACCATCTCAGGCATGCTGCTGTCCCCCTGTGCCTATCCCCTAGAGACGCTAGCAAAGGCAGATACGGTCTTGGAGGATACATCTAGCGAGCTAGACAACCTCGAGGAAAAAGACACCAGCCTAGAGGACGAAAAGGCAGAAGATACATCTGCTAGTGACACGTCAGGCAGCGACACATCAGACGCTGATACAGATGATAGTAATAGTAGCGACCAAGACACCGAAACAACCCCTAGTCAGCCTAGCACCCCTAGCCAAGGGGAGGAGACAAAGGAAGACACCGCTACGTCAGGCTCTACTAGCTCGACCAGCACTCCAGCTGTCGTCCCTATCCAACAGCCTAGTAGCCTGCCTAGCTACCAGGCACCGTCCTACTATCCTCCTATCAGCTCGAGCACACTTGATGAGGACTACTCAAATGACATCAAGCCCGTTTACGTCAAGGACTGGTCTGGTGAGGATGCTTACAGTCATCACTTGCTTTGCCAGCGCTACGGTATCACAGCAGAGCAGTTAGACGGTTTCCTAGACGCTACAGGTATCGCCTACGACAAGAGTCGTATCAACGGCGAGAAGCTCCTAGAGTGGCAGGAAAAGAGCGGGCTGGATGTCAGAGCCATTGTTGCTATTGCCATCATGGAGAGCTCACTCGGCACGCAAGGTGTCGCTAGCAATAACGGTGCCAATCTCTTTGGCTACGGCGCCTTTGACAATAACCCTGACAACGCTAAAAACTATGACGATGACAAGGCGGTCTGTCAGCTGACAGCAGTGACTATCATCAAGCACCAAAACACCAGCTTTAAGCGCCAAGACGTCAAGGCGCAAAAGCTAGCAGAAGGGACGCTTGACGTTAGCAGTGAGGGCGGTGTCTACTTCACCGACACATCTGGCAGTGGTAAGCGCCGTGCCGAGATTATGGAGGCGCTCAATGACTGGATTGACACTCACGGTGGCACGCCAGAAGCACCGAGTGAGCTGATAGAGACAAGTGGATCTGCGACTTTACAGAGCGTGCCTGCTAGCTATGCGTTGAGCAAGAAAATCAACGTCTCAAACTACATCAGCCAGACCTACCCTTGGGGGCAGTGCACTTGGTACAGCTACAACCGTGCTCGTGAGCTAGGTGTCTTTTACGACGCTTATATGGGTAATGGCGGCAGCTGGAAAGACAAGGCAGGCTATGCTACGACCAATACTCCAAAAGTCGGCTATGCTGTGTCCTTTAGCCCAAATCAAGCTGGCGCAGACAGCACTTATGGGCATGTGGCGATTGTCGAGGTGGTCAACGAAGACGGCTCTATCCTCATCTCAGAGTCCAATGTCCTAGGGCTTGGTATCGTGTCTTATCGTACCTTTAGCGCCCAAGACGCTAAAAAGCTGACCTACGTCATCGGCAAAACAGCACCGTAA
- the mutM gene encoding DNA-formamidopyrimidine glycosylase, giving the protein MPELPEVETVRRGLERLIVGRTITDMEIKVSKMIKLDSKVFKQELIGETFSAVKRRGKYLLLELSDKVIISHLRMEGKYLLFPDQVPENKHFHVFFSLDDGSTLVYQDVRKFGTFELVAGSQVDTYFERKKIGPEPTASDFLLAPFREKLANSRKPIKPLLLEQTLVAGLGNIYVDEVLWASSIHPERPANSLTDEETERLHDEIIRILQLAITKGGSTIRTYRNALGENGTMQDYLQVYGKTGEPCPRCATPIEKIKVGGRGTHFCPSCQKR; this is encoded by the coding sequence ATGCCAGAACTTCCAGAAGTTGAGACCGTCAGACGAGGTTTGGAGCGTCTGATTGTCGGACGAACCATCACAGATATGGAGATAAAAGTGTCAAAGATGATAAAGCTTGATAGCAAGGTCTTCAAGCAGGAGCTGATTGGTGAGACCTTTAGCGCTGTCAAGCGTCGTGGCAAGTATCTACTCCTTGAACTTTCCGACAAGGTCATCATCTCGCACCTGCGCATGGAGGGCAAGTACCTGCTTTTTCCTGACCAAGTGCCTGAAAACAAGCACTTTCATGTCTTTTTCAGCCTAGATGACGGCTCGACCTTGGTCTATCAAGATGTGAGAAAGTTTGGCACCTTTGAGCTGGTGGCAGGGTCGCAGGTAGACACTTACTTTGAGCGTAAAAAAATCGGACCAGAGCCGACTGCGTCTGACTTTTTGCTTGCCCCTTTTAGGGAAAAGCTGGCAAACTCACGTAAGCCCATAAAGCCCTTGCTTCTTGAGCAGACCTTGGTGGCAGGACTTGGCAACATCTATGTGGATGAGGTCTTGTGGGCAAGCTCTATTCACCCAGAGCGTCCAGCTAATAGCTTGACTGATGAGGAAACAGAGCGCCTGCATGACGAGATTATCCGTATCTTGCAGTTGGCTATTACAAAAGGTGGCTCTACTATTCGCACTTATCGCAATGCCCTTGGTGAGAACGGTACTATGCAGGACTATCTGCAGGTTTACGGCAAGACTGGCGAGCCTTGTCCTAGATGTGCGACACCTATCGAGAAAATCAAAGTCGGAGGGAGAGGGACGCACTTTTGCCCGTCCTGTCAAAAAAGATGA
- the coaE gene encoding dephospho-CoA kinase (Dephospho-CoA kinase (CoaE) performs the final step in coenzyme A biosynthesis.), which yields MSHIIGITGGIASGKSTVVKMIREAGYQVIDADKLVHDLQKKGGRLYQALIAHFGSSILDERGELDRPKLARIIFANSENLALSSQLQDSIIREELAKARDSLEEREQVFFMDIPLLIEGGYVDWFDSIWLVYVDETTQLARLKKRNHYTDEEAHKRLESQMSLAKKKAYADVVINNNGSEKALKKQVDILLAQLALDKSC from the coding sequence ATGAGTCATATTATCGGGATAACAGGCGGTATCGCCTCAGGCAAGTCGACAGTTGTCAAGATGATACGTGAAGCTGGCTATCAGGTCATTGACGCTGATAAGCTGGTTCATGATTTGCAAAAAAAAGGTGGCAGGCTCTATCAAGCCTTGATAGCACACTTTGGTAGTTCTATCCTAGACGAGAGGGGCGAGCTTGACCGCCCTAAACTTGCTAGGATAATTTTTGCCAATTCTGAAAATCTAGCGCTTTCGTCACAATTACAAGATAGTATCATCAGAGAAGAGCTGGCAAAGGCACGTGATAGTCTAGAGGAGCGTGAGCAGGTCTTTTTCATGGATATCCCTCTCTTGATAGAGGGAGGCTATGTCGACTGGTTTGATAGCATTTGGCTGGTTTATGTGGATGAGACGACACAGCTCGCAAGGCTCAAAAAGCGTAACCACTATACCGATGAGGAAGCGCACAAACGCTTAGAGAGCCAGATGTCGCTTGCGAAAAAGAAAGCTTATGCCGATGTCGTTATTAACAATAACGGCAGTGAAAAAGCGCTAAAAAAGCAAGTTGATATCCTTTTAGCACAGTTAGCACTTGATAAGTCGTGCTAA
- a CDS encoding multidrug efflux MFS transporter — MAWLGNFFTGASFSLVMPFMVLYVEELGAPKGMVEFYAGLAVSLSALASALVAPLWGWLADRYGRKPMMVRASLVMTLTMGGLAFVPNVHWLLFLRLLNGMFAGYVPNSTALIASQAPKQHSGYALGTLSTGVTGGMLIGPLMGGILAEWLGIRHVFLLVGFILLICSLMTIFFIKEDFEPVSREEAMPTREVFKEVKSLQILIGLFITSMIIQISAQSVAPILTLYIRHLGQTENLMFVSGFIVSAMGFSSMLSSSRLGRLGDRIGNHRLLLIALFYSFCMYFLCALATTPLQLGILRFLYGFGTGALMPSINSLLTKITPKAGISRIFSYNQMFSYLGQVLGPMVGSNVAASLGYRSVFFVTCGIVFVNFLWSFINFRKYLRVKEIV; from the coding sequence ATCGCCTGGTTGGGGAATTTCTTTACAGGCGCTAGTTTTTCCTTGGTCATGCCCTTTATGGTCCTCTATGTGGAGGAGCTAGGAGCACCAAAAGGGATGGTCGAGTTCTATGCGGGGCTTGCGGTTTCTCTGTCTGCTCTGGCTTCAGCGCTAGTAGCCCCTTTGTGGGGTTGGCTGGCTGACCGCTACGGGCGTAAGCCTATGATGGTCAGAGCTAGCTTGGTTATGACCTTGACCATGGGCGGGCTTGCCTTTGTGCCCAATGTCCACTGGCTGTTATTTCTAAGGTTACTCAATGGGATGTTTGCAGGCTATGTGCCAAACTCCACAGCACTGATTGCCTCGCAGGCGCCAAAACAGCACTCTGGCTATGCTCTAGGGACCCTGTCCACTGGTGTGACAGGTGGTATGCTGATTGGTCCCTTGATGGGTGGGATTTTAGCTGAGTGGCTGGGTATCCGACATGTCTTTTTACTGGTCGGCTTTATCCTCCTAATCTGTAGTTTGATGACTATCTTCTTTATCAAAGAGGACTTTGAGCCAGTCTCTCGTGAGGAAGCCATGCCGACTAGAGAGGTCTTTAAGGAGGTCAAGAGCTTACAGATTTTGATTGGTCTTTTTATCACCAGCATGATTATCCAAATCTCTGCCCAGTCGGTCGCACCGATTTTGACCCTTTACATTCGCCACTTGGGGCAAACGGAAAATCTCATGTTTGTCTCTGGCTTTATCGTCTCTGCCATGGGCTTTTCCAGCATGCTCAGCAGTTCACGCTTAGGACGGCTTGGCGACCGTATCGGCAATCACCGCCTCTTGCTCATTGCGCTCTTTTACAGCTTTTGCATGTACTTTCTCTGTGCATTAGCTACAACGCCATTGCAGCTAGGGATTTTACGCTTTCTCTATGGCTTTGGGACAGGAGCGCTCATGCCAAGTATCAATTCGCTCCTGACTAAAATCACGCCAAAAGCAGGGATTTCACGGATTTTTAGCTACAATCAGATGTTTAGCTATCTAGGGCAGGTGCTAGGTCCTATGGTCGGGTCCAATGTAGCTGCTAGTCTCGGTTATCGCTCGGTCTTTTTTGTGACCTGCGGCATTGTCTTTGTCAACTTTTTGTGGAGTTTTATCAATTTTAGAAAATATCTTAGAGTTAAGGAAATCGTGTGA
- the rpmG gene encoding 50S ribosomal protein L33: MRVKINLTCTSCGSRNYLTSKNKQNHPEKIQVPKYCPKERKVTLHVES, translated from the coding sequence GTGAGAGTTAAAATCAATCTAACCTGCACTTCATGTGGCAGTCGCAATTATCTAACCAGTAAAAATAAACAAAATCATCCTGAAAAAATCCAAGTGCCCAAGTACTGTCCCAAAGAGAGAAAAGTGACCTTACATGTTGAAAGTTAG
- the secG gene encoding preprotein translocase subunit SecG, with protein MYKLLLTLLLILSAVIIIAVFMQPQKNPSSNVFDSSGSEALFERTKARGFEAFMQRLTAILVFFWLAIALALVVLSSK; from the coding sequence ATGTATAAATTACTCTTGACCTTGTTACTTATTTTATCAGCAGTGATTATCATTGCGGTCTTTATGCAACCTCAAAAAAATCCAAGTAGCAATGTGTTTGATAGTAGTGGTTCAGAAGCTCTTTTTGAACGTACCAAGGCACGTGGATTTGAAGCATTTATGCAGCGTTTGACAGCAATTCTTGTCTTTTTCTGGCTGGCAATTGCTCTAGCGCTTGTAGTTTTATCAAGTAAGTAA
- the smpB gene encoding SsrA-binding protein SmpB: MATVKDKALAQNKKARHDYTIVDTIEAGLVLTGTEIKSVRAARITLKDGYAQIKNGEAWLINVHITPYEQGNIWNQDPDRTRKLLLKKREIAKLEAELKGTGMTLVPLKVYIKNGFAKVLIGLAKGKHDYDKRESIKRREQNRDIARQMKAFNGR; encoded by the coding sequence ATGGCGACAGTAAAAGACAAGGCACTTGCGCAAAATAAAAAAGCAAGGCATGACTATACCATTGTGGACACTATTGAGGCGGGGCTGGTTTTGACAGGGACGGAGATTAAGAGCGTCCGTGCCGCAAGAATCACCCTAAAAGACGGCTACGCTCAGATTAAAAACGGCGAAGCTTGGCTGATTAATGTCCACATCACACCCTATGAGCAGGGCAATATCTGGAATCAAGACCCTGATAGAACCAGAAAACTGCTCCTCAAAAAACGTGAAATCGCAAAACTAGAAGCCGAGCTAAAAGGGACAGGCATGACCCTTGTTCCCTTAAAAGTCTACATCAAAAACGGCTTTGCCAAAGTCCTTATCGGACTAGCTAAAGGAAAACACGACTACGATAAACGTGAGTCCATCAAACGCCGTGAGCAAAACCGTGACATCGCAAGACAAATGAAAGCTTTTAATGGGAGATAA
- a CDS encoding glycosyltransferase family 2 protein encodes MPVLSIVVPCYNEEETIHPFLEATQKVEKDMANQLSFEYIFVNDGSKDKTLEVLREVADRYPKVHYISFSRNFGKEAGLLAGLEAATGDFITVMDADLQDPPELLPNMYQKIQEGYDVVGTRRTDRKGEPPIRSFFAKLFYKLINTVSDTEMVDGARDFRLMTRQVVDSILSLEEVNRFSKGIFSWVGFDVTYIEFENRERVAGESSWNFFSLLRYSIDGFVNFSDMPLSIATWIGTLSFVFSCLAILFIVIRKLIWNDPVSGWASTVSIILFIGGIQLLCLGIIGKYIAKIFTETKKRPVYIVKEKR; translated from the coding sequence ATGCCTGTATTATCCATTGTTGTCCCTTGTTATAACGAAGAAGAGACCATTCATCCTTTTTTAGAAGCGACACAAAAGGTCGAAAAAGACATGGCAAACCAGCTCTCTTTTGAGTATATCTTTGTCAATGACGGCTCAAAAGACAAGACCCTAGAGGTGCTGCGTGAGGTGGCTGACCGCTATCCTAAGGTCCACTACATCTCCTTTTCACGCAATTTTGGCAAAGAAGCTGGGCTCCTCGCTGGGCTCGAAGCGGCGACAGGTGACTTTATCACCGTCATGGACGCTGACCTCCAAGACCCACCAGAGCTGCTACCAAATATGTATCAGAAAATCCAAGAAGGCTATGACGTGGTGGGGACACGTCGCACGGACCGTAAGGGCGAGCCACCTATTCGCTCCTTTTTTGCCAAACTTTTCTACAAGCTCATCAATACCGTCTCTGACACCGAGATGGTCGATGGGGCACGTGATTTTCGCCTGATGACTCGTCAAGTAGTGGATAGTATCCTCTCACTTGAGGAGGTCAATCGTTTTTCAAAAGGGATTTTTTCATGGGTTGGCTTTGATGTGACCTACATCGAGTTTGAAAATCGTGAGCGTGTCGCAGGCGAGTCCAGCTGGAACTTCTTTAGTCTGTTGCGCTACTCCATTGATGGCTTTGTCAATTTCTCTGATATGCCACTAAGTATCGCCACATGGATTGGGACACTGAGCTTTGTCTTTTCTTGCCTTGCTATTTTATTTATCGTTATTCGTAAACTCATCTGGAACGACCCTGTTTCTGGTTGGGCAAGTACCGTGTCCATCATCCTCTTTATCGGAGGCATTCAGCTACTCTGTCTTGGTATCATCGGCAAATACATCGCTAAAATCTTCACCGAAACCAAAAAACGTCCTGTCTATATTGTTAAAGAGAAACGTTAA
- a CDS encoding VOC family protein: MKFLHTCIRVKDLDASLAFYQEALGFKEVHRNDFPDYKFTLVYLALEDDPSYELELTYNYDHEAYDLGDGYGHIAVGVDNLEESHQKHKTAGYPVTDLSGLPGRPKMYYFIQDPDGYKIEVINLKAF, encoded by the coding sequence ATGAAATTTTTACATACTTGTATCCGTGTGAAGGATTTGGACGCTTCACTTGCTTTTTATCAAGAAGCGCTTGGCTTTAAGGAAGTGCACCGCAATGACTTTCCAGATTATAAATTCACCTTGGTGTATCTCGCTCTAGAGGATGACCCTAGCTACGAGCTAGAGCTCACCTATAACTACGACCACGAGGCTTATGACCTTGGAGACGGCTATGGGCATATCGCTGTTGGTGTTGACAACCTCGAAGAAAGCCACCAAAAGCACAAGACAGCAGGTTATCCTGTCACAGACCTATCTGGACTGCCTGGACGCCCAAAGATGTACTACTTCATCCAAGACCCAGACGGCTATAAAATCGAAGTCATCAACTTAAAAGCATTCTAA